The Amblyomma americanum isolate KBUSLIRL-KWMA chromosome 3, ASM5285725v1, whole genome shotgun sequence genome window below encodes:
- the LOC144122936 gene encoding uncharacterized protein LOC144122936 — protein MNWSPLTNNHPNRSWNIIVSSFFENKSIKQLSISATYMDDEDVERLADAVKLSKVIRGAEYLNEAPKKSHLFFRHLSADIAENYRILRVNFFTPTERDSPAFRDWYAVWEVARRNSDLIRRAAAFVSGARPDRCCASALERVASHPALPEEVAHLCSVDEAEAARMIRAALLSFQSIEAFMRLAGVERQRVECHPREDGRLQLHDLNEYCWAALRRYLTLRDVRESPARP, from the exons ATGAATTGGTCTCCATTGACGAACAACCATCCAAATCGTTCATGGAACATCATCGTGTCCTCATTTTTCGAAAACAAGAGCATCAAACAGCTGTCCATAAGCGCGACGTACATGGACGATGAAGACGTCGAGCGTCTGGCCGACGCAGTCAAACTGAGCAAGGTTATTCGAGGAGCTGAGTATTTAAACGAAGCACCGAAGAAGTCGCACCTCTTTTTTCGTCACTTGTCCGCCGACATAGCAGAAAACTACAGGATTCTTCGCGTCAACTTTTTCACGCCGACAGAGAGAGACTCGCCCGCGTTCAGGGATTGGTACGCCGTGTGGGAAGTTGCGCGTCGGAATTCGGACCTCATCAGACGAGCGGCTGCTTTCGTCAGCGGTGCTCGGCCCGACCG GTGTTGTGCTTCTGCCTTGGAACGTGTCGCCAGCCACCCTGCGTTGCCGGAGGAGGTGGCGCATCTGTGCTCGGTCGACGAGGCCGAGGCAGCTCGGATGATTCGTGCAGCGCTGCTCAGTTTCCAGTCCATCGAGGCCTTCATGCGTCTCGCTGGAGTAGAGCGGCAGCGGGTTGAGTGCCACCCACGCGAAGACGGACGACTGCAGCTGCACGATCTGAACGAGTACTGCTGGGCGGCACTGAGGCGTTACCTGACCCTGCGCGACGTCAGGGAATCTCCTGCTCGTCCCTGA